From a single Rutidosis leptorrhynchoides isolate AG116_Rl617_1_P2 chromosome 5, CSIRO_AGI_Rlap_v1, whole genome shotgun sequence genomic region:
- the LOC139846724 gene encoding putative receptor protein kinase ZmPK1, with protein MTMSSLFCLLHLLIILTTTPFTCSSFHLLSKGSSISVDHKDDHIVSPNRLFTAGFYKVGINAYSFSIWFTENIQTVVWTANRDVPVNGIRSKLSLYKNGNLVLEDADKTIVWSTETKATNGSLVLKLENNGNLVLYQINGHPYILWQSFDYPTDTLLPNQPFTRNSQLVSSRSRTNFSSGFFKLYFENNNVLSLLYDGPEITSVYWPEPYLKTWDAGRSTYNNSRIAKLDSRGEFNSSDEFGFFVSDFGAKVQRIMKVDFDGNIRVYSLVKGQKWEVQWQAFSRSCKIHGVCGPNSLCTYSSKTGRKCNCVHGYKKKDPNDWSYGCEPEFKPCQKEVKEDFVELHFVEFYGYDLNFLHNSTLEACKQSCLNDCNCKGFQYKFDTGVYNCFLKNLLYNGYQSGFENSVYIKLPKSLVSSYQERFNENSRYVCPSNLTMSVTRSYYKKHEIGTVKALLWFGGGIGVLEILLILIFLYITSRDSSITAQSYYPIGSAFKRFTYTELKKATDNFSKEIGRGGAGVVYKGELSDDRIAAIKMLKEVSDHQGEAEFQAEISTIGRLNHMNLIETWGYCVEGKHRLVVYEFMENGSLAKMLESNKLDWEKKLEIAIGTAKGLAYLHEECLEWVLHCDVKPHNILLDSSYSPKVADFGLSKLFDRSAGEDSDFSRIRGTRGYMAPEWVFNLPITSKVDVYSYGVVILEMITGRSPLQMQQSSGGNSGRDQTLVEWVRDKINDDCVEEIVDVETCGEYDTRSLKNVLNIALQCAEEDRDARPSMSQVVHMLLHPELDD; from the coding sequence ATGACTATGTCTTCTTTGTTTTGCCTTCTCCATCTTCTCATAATTCTAACCACCACACCTTTCACTTGttcttcatttcatttattatCTAAAGGCTCATCAATCTCAGTTGATCACAAAGATGATCATATCGTTTCGCCTAATCGCCTTTTCACAGCCGGTTTTTACAAAGTGGGCATCAACGCTTACTCCTTTTCGATATGGTTCACCGAAAATATTCAGACTGTCGTGTGGACGGCGAATCGAGACGTACCCGTAAATGGAATACGCTCCAAGCTTTCACTTTACAAAAATGGTAATCTAGTTTTAGAAGATGCTGATAAAACCATTGTTTGGTCCACTGAAACTAAAGCCACAAATGGTTCACTTGTTTTAAAACTTGAAAATAATGGAAACCttgttttatatcaaattaatggtCATCCGTACATTCTTTGGCAAAGTTTTGATTATCCAACTGATACTCTTTTACCTAATCAACCATTTACTAGAAATTCACAACTTGTTTCATCTAGAAGTAGGACGAATTTTTCCTCCGGTTTTTTCAAGCTTTATTTTGAGAATAATAACGTTTTGAGTCTTCTTTACGACGGGCCAGAAATCACGAGTGTTTACTGGCCCGAACCGTATTTGAAGACATGGGATGCTGGGAGGTCTACTTATAATAATAGCCGAATAGCGAAACTTGATTCTCGTGGCGAGTTTAACTCGTCCGATGAATTTGGATTCTTTGTTTCGGATTTTGGTGCGAAAGTACAAAGAATAATGAAGGTTGATTTTGATGGTAATATTAGAGTTTATAGCCTTGTTAAGGGACAAAAATGGGAGGTTCAATGGCAAGCATTTTCGAGATCGTGCAAGATTCATGGCGTTTGTGGCCCAAATAGTCTTTGTACTTATTCTAGCAAAACGGGCCGAAAATGTAATTGTGTTCATGGGTATAAGAAGAAGGATCCGAATGATTGGAGCTACGGCTGTGAGCCCGAATTCAAGCCTTGTCAAAAGGAAGTAAAAGAAGATTTCGTTGAGCTTCACTTTGTCGAGTTTTATGGTTATGATCTTAATTTTCTTCATAATTCTACTCTTGAAGCTTGCAAACAATCTTGCTTGAACGATTGCAATTGTAAAGGTTTTCAATACAAATTCGATACTGGTGTCTATAATTGCTTCTTGAAGAATCTATTATACAATGGTTATCAATCAGGGTTTGAGAACTCGGTGTATATTAAGTTACCAAAGAGTTTGGTATCATCTTATCAAGAAAGATTTAACGAAAACTCGCGCTACGTTTGTCCAAGTAATCTTACCATGTCAGTTACTAGATCTTATTATAAGAAACACGAAATCGGGACAGTTAAAGCTTTGTTATGGTTTGGGGGTGGAATTGGAGTTCTTGAGATCTTGTTGATACTTATATTCTTGTATATCACTAGTAGAGACTCTTCCATAACCGCGCAAAGTTACTATCCGATAGGATCAGCATTTAAAAGGTTCACTTACACTGAGCTTAAAAAGGCGACCGATAATTTTAGCAAAGAGATAGGGAGAGGTGGGGCCGGTGTGGTGTATAAAGGTGAGTTATCGGATGATAGAATTGCGGCAATAAAGATGCTTAAAGAGGTGAGTGATCATCAAGGGGAAGCTGAGTTTCAAGCGGAAATAAGTACGATTGGGAGGCTTAATCATATGAACTTGATCGAAACTTGGGGGTATTGCGTTGAAGGGAAACATAGGCTCGTGGTTTACGAGTTTATGGAGAATGGGTCGTTGGCGAAGATGTTGGAATCTAATAAACTTGATTGGGAGAAGAAGCTAGAAATAGCTATTGGTACTGCGAAAGGGCTAGCTTATTTACATGAAGAGTGTTTGGAATGGGTTTTACATTGTGACGTTAAACCACATAACATATTGTTGGATTCTAGTTATAGTCCAAAAGTGGCGGATTTTGGGTTGTCTAAGTTGTTTGATCGAAGCGCGGGTGAGGATTCAGATTTTTCAAGGATTAGAGGGACTAGAGGATATATGGCTCCCGAATGGGTGTTTAATCTTCCTATTACGTCAAAAGTTGATGTTTATAGTTATGGGGTCGTGATACTAGAGATGATAACGGGGAGGAGCCCGTTGCAAATGCAACAAAGTAGCGGTGGAAATAGTGGGAGAGATCAAACATTGGTTGAGTGGGTCCGAGACAAGATCAACGATGATTGTGTTGAGGAAATTGTGGATGTTGAGACGTGTGGTGAATACGATACGAGAAGTTTAAAGAATGTTTTGAATATTGCGTTACAATGTGCCGAAGAAGATAGAGATGCAAGACCTTCAATGAGTCAAGTGGTACATATGCTTCTTCATCCAGAGTTAGATGACTAA
- the LOC139846723 gene encoding uncharacterized protein encodes MASTQGFVEGKLTMKNKLSVIGDVKKVMTENQIKKFKETCFGPWLDLEYFGNDPGLVHCMLQRKSVRPDRLDNVKYPDEHEDIWFHFQNNFSIRFGRREFCLVTGFLFSSRTDMAHYIPKNYDVQTAPIRRRLFKGFKDSQNVLISDVEKMLLKSDHSRISDDDVVRLAIILIVERGFMGKQGIHVVNKKFLWLVEELSRVNQYPWGSRIWEPTYEAVSEGFVIRESQLESGKAYTLAGFMWAFKIWILESYRRTIKPFAKKTDKNGVPRPLFWKRSSAESFGMSEYLKLLHIQDECPKKKRPFRGLQPTETEQSCQWWIQSDVYFRGGKVPEDEIEVEVQDDEVDTDDPVVDGSEQTHHKHSTGDVHTEGLHDVHNLHRMLELLTKRVDKQEKDLIDCKKLVMQHEELLSQQQQQYQDDDMCFNRSLSDNETERPSPMHIRRGIRERKPTGVLRSPFTTPGYRKPIEKLSKDVIEKVESMNAVKLGTEEDQGQQQINEDVVPMDTDAAAEVSVDKQPVKVSKRKRKEQDWATEEEIWGMIDRFINDQGTLQPPPPNAWRDGRKHAGPAKDPKTMIESKQETRCMFIFQNEQFIFINQDFWLRLLALGHSGYLDNLHIDGWATFLLRYRQRFLPRASQVYATPEFPAEVLKASSRWTIMPLGFMNMFERFKTYFDNTQKEVGIQEESTTDGEGIIGQNPPDYMYLIGLGDGSVDLYPSWADCDQVLIPLHFWKEEHFLLLQLKLEEMKVFVYDSLPGHVSEKKLDEVFKILGDNLPVYLKAIDYFNKTQDSQIVGYYENKESVELMIEPGPVVPMQTGGHGDCGVWVCIHMERIIYGREEVDNIGDAKKAAEQYRNRMARTFFRARFDTQEPPPPTPPVEIQVD; translated from the exons ATGGCAAGCACCCAG GGATTTGTGGAAGGAAAGTTAACGATGAAGAATAAGTTGAGCGTTATAGGGGATGTGAAGAAGGTCATGACTGAGAATCAAATTAAAAAGTTTAAAGAAACGTGTTTCGGTccatggttagatctagaatacttTGGTAATGATCCCGGGCTTGTACATTGCATGCTCCAACGGAAGAGTGTGCGGCCGGATAGACTAGATAATGTTAAGTACCCCGATGAGCATGAGGATATATGGTTTCATTTCCAGAACAATTTTTCGATTAGATTTGGTCGCCGTGAATTTTGTCTTGTTACGGGTTTTTTGTTTAGTAGccggacggacatggcacattacatcccgAAGAATTATGACGTCCAGACCGCACCTATTAGACGACGtttatttaagggttttaaagattcTCAAAATGTTTTGATTAGTGATGTTGAAAAGATGCTTTTAAAATCTGATCACAGCCGTATTAGTGACGATGATGTGGTGCGATTAGCAATTATCTTGATTGTAGAGAGAGGTTTTATGGGTAAACAAGGGATCCATGTTGTGAATAAAAAGTTTTTATGGCTAGTCGAAGAGTTATCGCGTGTTAATcagtacccatgggggtctcgtatttgggaGCCAACTTACGAAGCGGTTAGTGAAGGTTTTGTTATTCgtgaaagccaattagagagtggaAAGGCGTACACTTTGGCGGGATTTATGTGGGCTTTCAAG atttggattctcgagtcttaccgtcgtaccattaaacCGTTTGCAAAAAAGACtgacaagaatggagtaccgaggcctcttttttggaagcgttcatctgcCGAGTCATTTGGAATGTCTGAATACCTTAAACTCCTACATATTCAG GATGAGTGTCCCAAGAAAAAGAGACCTTTTCGTGGTCTGCAGCCAACTGAAACAGAGCAGAGTTGTCAATGGTGGATTCAGAGTGACGTGTACTTTAGAGGAGGAAAGGTACCAGAAGATGAGATCGAGGTTGAGGTCCAGGATGATGAAGTTGATACAGATGATCCAGTTGTTGATGGGTCTGAGCAGACACACCACAAGCATTCAACAGGAGATGTTCATACAGAGGGCCTTCACGATGTACACAATTTACATCGTATGTTAGAGTTGTTGACAAAGCGGGTGGACAAACAAGAGAAAGACTTAATTGATTGCAAAAAACTTGTTATGCAACACGAAGAACTtttatcgcaacaacaacaacaatatcag GATGATGATATGTGTTTCAATCGATCTTTGTCTGATAATGAGACTGAAAGGCCGTCTCCAATGCACATTCGACGTGGAATCAGAGAAAGAAAGCCAACTGGTGTATTAAGGTCCCCATTCACAACACCTGGGTACAGAAAACCCATTGAGAAG TTGTCAAAAGATGTGATTGAGAAAGTGGAAAGCATGAATGCTGTAAAGTTAGGGACTGAAGAAGATCAAGGTCAACAACAAATTAATGAGGATGTGGTACCCATGGACACAGATGCAGCAGCAGAG GTTAGTGTTGATAAGCAGCCTGTTAAAGTGAGTAAGAGAAAAAGAAAGGAACAAGACTGGGCTACTGAGGAAGAAATTTGGGGGATGATTGACAGGTTTATAAATGATCAAGGAACTCTCCAACCACCGCCACCTAATGCCTGGAGAGATGGTAGAAAGCATGCAGGTCCAGCAAAAGATCCAAAGACAATGATTGAGAGCAAGCAAGAGACGCGTTGCATGTTCATCTTTCAAAATGAgcaattcatttttataaatcaaGACTTTTGGCTTCGATTACTGGCATTAGGGCATTCTGGTTATTTGGATAACTTG CACATTGACGGCTGGGCTACATTTCTGTTGAGATATCGTCAGAGATTTCTCCCCCGAGCCAGTCAAGTTTATGCCACTCCTGAGTTTCCAGCTGAGGTGCTTAAGGCTAGTTCTAGATGGACTATTATGCCACTGGGATTCATGAACATGTTTGAGAGGTTCAAAACTTATTTTGACAATACTCAGAAGGAGGTGGGCATACAGGAGGAATCTACAACAGATGGAGAGGGAATTATTGGCCAAAATCCTCCAGATTACATGTACTTAATTGGACTTGGAGACGGCAGTGTTGACCTATATCCATCTTGGGCTGACTGTGATCAG GTCTTGATCCCATTACATTTTTGGAAAGAAGAACATTTCCTGCTGCTTCAGTTGAAGTTAGAAGAAATGAAGGTTTTTGTGTACGACAGTTTACCCGGACATGTCAGTGAAAAAAAACTTGACGAAGTTTTCAAGATTTTGGGTGACAACTTGCCAGTGTACTTGAAGGCGATTGACTATTTTAACAAGACGCAAGACTCCCAAATTGTTGGATACTATGAAAATAAAGAAAGTGTGGAGTTGATGATTGAACCTGGTCCCGTTGTGCCAATGCAGACTGGTGGTCATGGTGATTGTGGGGTTTGGGTGTGCATACATATGGAGAGGATTATTTATGGAAGGGAGGAGGTTGACAACATTGGAGATGCTAAAAAGGCTGCAGAGCAGTATAGAAACAGAATGGCAAGAACGTTTTTTCGTGCACGTTTTGATACACAAGAACCGCCGCCACCAACTCCACCAGTAGAGATTCAGGTTGATTGA